The genomic segment TAGCGAAACAGGTAATCATACGAGGGCATCAGTGAAACTGAGCCGAACGAAATGTGTGAAGCTTGTTTTGGGTTGGATCTCTGGCTGACACCATACTTATCATCCCCAAAGGCGACGggccgttcttcttcttttccaaCGCCATGGACTGTTACCGCTGCGTCTCCGTGACGATCCCCCCGTCAGCATCACCGCAGACCATCcgggccgccctcgcccagcgGTCGCAGAGATACGTCAAGCTGGTCTTGCTctccgccatctcctccgtCGTGTTCAGCAGAATCGGCATGGAACCCGTCCGCCAACCGCTAACGCCAACCGCCTCGTTCCACTGCTCCAACGAGACCCTCAACCGCATCtggcgcgacggcgtcaacACCCTCGACATGTGCACGGTCGCCAAGGgggagacggcgccgtcgtgggACGTTACTGACAAGGGGACGAGGGTCCTCGGCCAGCACTGGGCCCCCTGCCGGCAGGGGACCCGATGGGGCGACAAGGAGGTCGCCTTTgaagtcctcgtcgagcggCGCGGGGCCAGCTGGGGCGTCCACATGGTCGCCAACGGCGTCATCTTCTGTCTGGACACGGAAGCCAAAGAGCTCCGCGCGTACGAGGGGCTGGCGCACacgtcggccgtcttcccGGTGAAGTCGCTCGGCAGCTGGTCGACCCACGGCATCGTGAaggagctggagaaggaggacgacgacgacaactgGATCCGCGTCTCCACGATCACGAGCGGGAACCGGATCACCGTCAAGATCAACGGCCGGGAGGTCGCGACGATCGCGGATGTTCAGGTCAGGCCTCTGCTGGGCGGCTCGGGCATCAACACCGGCTCCGTGGCGTTCGGCGGCCCGGAGGGGTGGCTGTCTCTCTACCGCAACCTCGTCGTGAGAGACGCTGGCGGCGGTGTGTTGTACGAGAACGACCTGCTCTCGGGGAACCGAGACAGGACCCTGGCCGACTTCCAGGTCGGCACGAACACGGTGGCCTGCATGATCGACGGCGCCAAACGGGACCGGGCCACTTTCGGTGGTGACCTGTTCGTCTCCGGCCGCGGAGTCGCCTACTCCGGTCTGGACTTGGGAGCCGTGGCCGGCAGCATCGATCTCCTGGCGAGCCACCAGACCCACGATGGCTATCTCGGCAACCTGTGTCCCATCCAGGCGCCGCTTCACTCGGGAGACGGGGCACCGCCCACGTACGCCTTCTACTCCATGACGTACGCCctgcttctcgtcgtcgccatcaaggacTACTGGCTACACTccggggacgacgacgtgctccGCCGGCATCTCTCCGCAGCCGAGAAGCTGCTCCGTTTCGCCGAGTCGCACGTCAAGTCTTCCGGGCTGATCGAGGTGCCTCCAGACATGTCGAGTGAGTCGTCGGCCTTTCATGACTCTCTTCTAGAGTCCCAAATCTCGAGAAGATGGATGG from the Colletotrichum destructivum chromosome 10, complete sequence genome contains:
- a CDS encoding Putative six-hairpin glycosidase superfamily, alpha-L-rhamnosidase domain-containing protein, with product MSTPGSVLLEPPSRVVSATRGAERNADSGVFTLANGPSSDPAARATIVLDYGRCVGGIPTFLVDRAQGGGPIDIKVVYSETADGIHSETGDGPFFFFSNAMDCYRCVSVTIPPSASPQTIRAALAQRSQRYVKLVLLSAISSVVFSRIGMEPVRQPLTPTASFHCSNETLNRIWRDGVNTLDMCTVAKGETAPSWDVTDKGTRVLGQHWAPCRQGTRWGDKEVAFEVLVERRGASWGVHMVANGVIFCLDTEAKELRAYEGLAHTSAVFPVKSLGSWSTHGIVKELEKEDDDDNWIRVSTITSGNRITVKINGREVATIADVQVRPLLGGSGINTGSVAFGGPEGWLSLYRNLVVRDAGGGVLYENDLLSGNRDRTLADFQVGTNTVACMIDGAKRDRATFGGDLFVSGRGVAYSGLDLGAVAGSIDLLASHQTHDGYLGNLCPIQAPLHSGDGAPPTYAFYSMTYALLLVVAIKDYWLHSGDDDVLRRHLSAAEKLLRFAESHVKSSGLIEVPPDMSMHWLPLGGPVFGASGTTNLAYYDALAAVKTMSPDGYYKMQLSAKMEALKKSIVAQLWNSDKGSLRMGTALPHDGFCQDTNGYAVTLKVAENPDTCLTHLTCAPGEMPPAFKGLQHWDRAGVVSPYATGFAVEALFARHWGRDAIQLIESVWGPMADSSGPDYSGGHWEAMTAEGKPFGHDTSLMHAWSTWPVFLLPQYVVGVRPLVPGWRRVQVAPVLSGIESARYRTQTPQGRLEVEVRSNEAAGVMYVTVTVPDGVRADIVTPPGYTIRGSGVVEGPCKKLVVELFRL